From one Montipora capricornis isolate CH-2021 chromosome 10, ASM3666992v2, whole genome shotgun sequence genomic stretch:
- the LOC138019853 gene encoding protein FAM199X-like isoform X1 → MLAVPEDASEMRLWGTPPSFGRDSSPGTFSPSLLETGVAAEVECGQDGEDSFWCSESTSAASSAASSEYNSDNGLVDIEEEDVKRHLFSDSSSLNNPELERKCRELKAIDTSWRKCRRKRSPKRENSSKKTLKDILKQDWLKNNKNLKSENTFKCPCQKLKDSMEFTVSWKKMSSDDQVQAVEILTRVASVTMGLKEQMDIIRIINPQATVLPTDTEFEIDLDAFDDAKFRRIHSYSMDHLSRYSCPLCSDSQSETCRQNTNFSHRKHSKRKASGNLSMKKISRKSSKHKELLKRVHRQMMKEQRSGLFENEEVISLSSRNEEESNDLEVDILC, encoded by the exons ATGCTAGCCGTTCCTGAAGACGCCAGCGAAATGAG ATTGTGGGGTACACCCCCTTCATTTGGCAGAGATTCTTCCCCTGGCACTTTTTCACCTTCATTATTAGAGACTGGTGTAGCTGCTGAAGTTGAATG TGGTCAGGATGGTGAAGATAGTTTCTGGTGCAGTGAATCAACCTCTGCTGCCTCTTCTGCTGCTTCTTCAGAATACAACTCTGATAATGGACTGGTTGACATTGAAGAAGAAGACGTGAAAAGGCATCTATTCTCT GATTCCTCATCTCTTAATAATCCTGAACTAGAAAGAAAATGTAGAG AGCTAAAAGCCATTGACACCAGCTGGAGAAAGTGCAGGAGAAAACGTTCACCCAAAAGAGAGAACAGCAGCAAAAAGACACTTAAGGATATTTTAAAACAGGACTGGCTTAAGAATAACAAGAATTTAAAGTCTGAAAATACCTTCAAGTGTCCTTGTCAGAAACTAAAAGATTCAATGGAGTTTACCGTGAGTTG gaAGAAAATGTCATCAGATGATCAAGTGCAGGCAGTTGAGATCCTTACGAGGGTTGCCTCTGTGACAATGGGACTCAAAGAACAGATGGACATCATTAGAATTATTAATCCCCAAGCAACAGTCCTTCCGACTGACACAGAATTTGAAATAG aCCTAGATGCATTTGATGATGCCAAATTTAGAAGAATACACAGTTACAGCATGGATCATCTCTCAAGATATTCTTGTCCACTGTGTTCAG atTCACAATCAGAAACTTGTAGACAGAATACAAATTTTAGTCACAGAAAGCATTCAAAG AGGAAAGCCAGCGGAAATCTTAgcatgaaaaaaatttcaagaaaatcgtCCAAACACAAAGAGCTGCTGAAACGAGTTCATCGCCAGATGATGAAGGAGCAAAGAAGTGGACTGTTTGAGAATGAAGAG GTTATTTCATTGAGTTCAAGAAATGAAGAAGAATCGAATGACCTAGAAGTCGACATACTTTGTTGA
- the LOC138019853 gene encoding protein FAM199X-like isoform X2, which yields MLAVPEDASEMSGQDGEDSFWCSESTSAASSAASSEYNSDNGLVDIEEEDVKRHLFSDSSSLNNPELERKCRELKAIDTSWRKCRRKRSPKRENSSKKTLKDILKQDWLKNNKNLKSENTFKCPCQKLKDSMEFTVSWKKMSSDDQVQAVEILTRVASVTMGLKEQMDIIRIINPQATVLPTDTEFEIDLDAFDDAKFRRIHSYSMDHLSRYSCPLCSDSQSETCRQNTNFSHRKHSKRKASGNLSMKKISRKSSKHKELLKRVHRQMMKEQRSGLFENEEVISLSSRNEEESNDLEVDILC from the exons ATGCTAGCCGTTCCTGAAGACGCCAGCGAAATGAG TGGTCAGGATGGTGAAGATAGTTTCTGGTGCAGTGAATCAACCTCTGCTGCCTCTTCTGCTGCTTCTTCAGAATACAACTCTGATAATGGACTGGTTGACATTGAAGAAGAAGACGTGAAAAGGCATCTATTCTCT GATTCCTCATCTCTTAATAATCCTGAACTAGAAAGAAAATGTAGAG AGCTAAAAGCCATTGACACCAGCTGGAGAAAGTGCAGGAGAAAACGTTCACCCAAAAGAGAGAACAGCAGCAAAAAGACACTTAAGGATATTTTAAAACAGGACTGGCTTAAGAATAACAAGAATTTAAAGTCTGAAAATACCTTCAAGTGTCCTTGTCAGAAACTAAAAGATTCAATGGAGTTTACCGTGAGTTG gaAGAAAATGTCATCAGATGATCAAGTGCAGGCAGTTGAGATCCTTACGAGGGTTGCCTCTGTGACAATGGGACTCAAAGAACAGATGGACATCATTAGAATTATTAATCCCCAAGCAACAGTCCTTCCGACTGACACAGAATTTGAAATAG aCCTAGATGCATTTGATGATGCCAAATTTAGAAGAATACACAGTTACAGCATGGATCATCTCTCAAGATATTCTTGTCCACTGTGTTCAG atTCACAATCAGAAACTTGTAGACAGAATACAAATTTTAGTCACAGAAAGCATTCAAAG AGGAAAGCCAGCGGAAATCTTAgcatgaaaaaaatttcaagaaaatcgtCCAAACACAAAGAGCTGCTGAAACGAGTTCATCGCCAGATGATGAAGGAGCAAAGAAGTGGACTGTTTGAGAATGAAGAG GTTATTTCATTGAGTTCAAGAAATGAAGAAGAATCGAATGACCTAGAAGTCGACATACTTTGTTGA